From the genome of Anaerolineales bacterium, one region includes:
- the secE gene encoding preprotein translocase subunit SecE — protein sequence MAKTKAAARKRQLGIVRYLRETVAELRKVNWPTRQEATQLTIIVLVVVFLMSLLLGALDLLFSRLFAFIVGLG from the coding sequence TTGGCAAAAACGAAAGCGGCGGCACGCAAGCGTCAATTGGGGATTGTGCGTTACCTTCGGGAAACGGTCGCTGAACTGCGCAAGGTTAATTGGCCAACACGCCAGGAAGCCACGCAGCTGACGATCATCGTTCTCGTTGTCGTTTTTCTAATGAGTCTTTTGCTGGGCGCACTGGATCTGCTCTTCTCCCGGCTGTTTGCATTTATCGTCGGACTCGGTTAG